A genomic stretch from Bacillota bacterium includes:
- a CDS encoding helix-turn-helix transcriptional regulator, with protein MFGKRLKELRIEKDYSQKDIANYLGISDRAVGYYESEERFPPQDILRKLADFYNVSVDYLLGRTDMRNPQDYELIKSISGDDPELLELLKEFTHREDLKEILKQLPKVEKDDIKTVVKMISGLVEEDNKLEIKIKDTDDKADKYVEELSKDPNYKIMKNE; from the coding sequence TTGTTTGGTAAAAGGCTGAAAGAACTAAGGATTGAAAAAGACTATTCCCAAAAGGATATAGCAAATTATTTGGGAATTTCGGATAGAGCTGTAGGATATTATGAAAGCGAAGAGAGGTTCCCGCCTCAAGATATTTTGCGCAAACTTGCCGATTTCTACAACGTCTCCGTGGACTATCTCCTGGGGCGGACGGACATGCGTAATCCCCAAGACTATGAACTTATTAAGTCGATTTCCGGCGACGATCCTGAACTATTGGAATTATTAAAAGAATTTACACATAGAGAAGACTTAAAGGAAATACTTAAGCAACTTCCTAAAGTGGAAAAGGATGACATCAAAACTGTTGTTAAGATGATCTCTGGTCTCGTCGAAGAAGACAATAAATTGGAGATTAAAATCAAAGATACTGATGATAAAGCCGATAAATACGTAGAAGAGCTAAGTAAGGATCCCAACTATAAAATCATGAAAAATGAATAA